A section of the Bacteroides sp. genome encodes:
- the gdhA gene encoding NADP-specific glutamate dehydrogenase yields the protein MDAQLKKFMDYVIAKNPSEPEFYQAVQEVAETIFPYLDENPKYKAAKVFERMIEPERIIIFRVPWIDDKGEVQINRGFRIEMNSAIGPYKGGLRFHPTVNLGILKFLAFEQVFKNSLTSLPMGGGKGGSDFDPKGKTDNEVMRFCQSFMTELFRHIGPDTDVPAGDIGVGGREVGFMFGQYKRLKNEFTGVLTGKGIEYGGSLIRPEATGYGCVYFAQEMLSTINEGLKGKVAAVSGSGNVAQYATQKLIELGAKVVTLSDSNGYIFDKDGIDAEKLAFIQHLKNVKRGRIREYADQFGCKYVEGVSRPWHEVCDIALPCATENELNEEEAKTLVKNGCICVSEGANMPSTPDAAEVFLNNKILYGPGKAANAGGVATSGLEMSQNSLRLSWTREEVDQRLHNIMINIHKTCLQFGKEEDGYVNYVKGANIGGFVKVADAMMAQGYV from the coding sequence ATGGATGCACAATTAAAAAAATTCATGGATTATGTGATCGCCAAAAACCCCTCCGAGCCTGAGTTTTACCAGGCTGTTCAGGAAGTGGCAGAGACCATTTTCCCTTATTTGGACGAAAACCCAAAATACAAGGCAGCCAAAGTCTTCGAACGAATGATCGAACCGGAGCGGATCATTATCTTCCGGGTGCCTTGGATTGACGACAAAGGGGAAGTCCAAATCAACCGGGGCTTCCGGATTGAAATGAACAGCGCCATAGGTCCTTATAAAGGAGGCCTGCGTTTTCACCCCACCGTTAACCTGGGCATCCTGAAGTTCCTGGCTTTTGAACAAGTCTTTAAGAACAGCCTGACCTCTTTGCCCATGGGGGGCGGAAAAGGCGGCAGTGATTTCGATCCCAAAGGAAAAACCGACAATGAAGTGATGCGTTTTTGCCAGAGCTTTATGACCGAACTTTTCCGCCACATTGGCCCTGATACCGACGTGCCTGCAGGCGATATCGGGGTAGGTGGCCGTGAGGTTGGTTTTATGTTTGGCCAGTACAAAAGGCTGAAAAACGAGTTTACAGGGGTTTTGACCGGAAAGGGCATTGAATATGGCGGCAGCCTCATCAGGCCGGAGGCCACTGGTTATGGCTGCGTATATTTTGCACAGGAGATGCTTAGTACCATTAATGAAGGACTCAAGGGTAAAGTGGCTGCCGTCAGTGGTTCAGGTAACGTGGCTCAATATGCTACCCAAAAACTGATCGAACTGGGTGCAAAAGTGGTCACCCTTTCTGACTCCAATGGCTACATCTTTGACAAAGATGGCATTGATGCCGAAAAACTAGCCTTTATTCAGCACCTGAAGAATGTTAAGCGGGGCCGCATTCGCGAATATGCTGACCAGTTTGGCTGCAAATATGTGGAGGGCGTCTCACGTCCCTGGCATGAGGTATGTGACATTGCTCTGCCCTGTGCAACCGAAAATGAATTGAATGAGGAGGAAGCAAAAACCCTAGTGAAGAATGGTTGCATCTGCGTTTCGGAAGGTGCTAATATGCCTTCCACTCCCGATGCTGCAGAAGTCTTCCTCAATAACAAGATCCTGTATGGTCCTGGTAAGGCAGCGAATGCCGGTGGCGTTGCAACCTCAGGACTTGAAATGAGCCAAAACTCATTGCGGCTTTCCTGGACCAGAGAAGAAGTAGACCAGCGCCTGCATAACATAATGATCAACATTCACAAAACCTGCCTGCAGTTTGGCAAGGAAGAAGACGGATATGTTAATTATGTGAAGGGAGCCAATATCGGTGGTTTCGTAAAAGTAGCCGATGCCATGATGGCCCAGGGTTATGTGTAA